From one Malus sylvestris chromosome 1, drMalSylv7.2, whole genome shotgun sequence genomic stretch:
- the LOC126621496 gene encoding pentatricopeptide repeat-containing protein At4g01030, mitochondrial gives MDKLAPFHHLSTPFLLNPTIFNPPRTQKAPGFTLLDDLGQVKTLNLVKARHAQMIKLSKKSNMDAKGNNLVTYYLEFGDCRSAAMALFASSAQNYHSWSSCLDELRRFGGDPQILELFCEFHGGGAMFNSKVFCVVLEICASLKKLWLGVEIHGYLIKRGFEFDVYLKCALINFYESCWGIESANQMFDEMPEKEDILWNEVIKLNLKNGRWVKALELFRSMQFSRAEANSSTIVKELQACGKVRALNAGKQIHGYVLRWALDSDLSICNSLISMYSRNDRLESARKVFNSMKDRNLSTWNSIISSYASLGCLNDAWILFHEMELSYVKPDIVTWNCLLSGHFNHGSYEAVLVVLQRMQKAGFKPNSSSITSVLQAVTELCVLKHGKEVHGFVIRNGLDEYDVYVGTSLVDMYVKNDCLSSARNVFDNMKNKNIFAWNSLISGYSFKGIFKDAERLLHNMSQEGIKPDLVTWNGLVSGYAMRGLHKEALAVIHRIKSSGLTPNVVSWTALISGCSHNENYAGSLKFFIQMQKEGIRANSATISILLKACAGLSLLHKGEEIHCLSIRKGFVEDVYVATGLIDMYCKAGDFRSAHEVFRRTKNKTLASWNCMIMGFAIYGFGKEAISLFEEMRGVGVQPDAITFTALLSGCKNSVLVDEGWNLFDSMTTDYNIAPTIEHFSCMVDLLGRASYLDEAWDFIQTMPLKPDATIWGAFLTSCRIHKNLRFAEIAAKNLFELEPHNPANYVLMMNLYSMSNRWEDVERLKDLMKNAGVKNGPVWSWIQIDQTVHVFSAEGKPHTDAGEIYFELYHLVHEMKKFGYEPDVSCVHQNIDEAEKKKLLLSHTEKLAITYGLMNTKSGELIRVIKNTRVCSDCHTAAKYMSLARKREILLKDGVRFHRFSEGECTCNDCW, from the coding sequence ATGGACAAACTAGCTCCATTTCACCACCTCTCCACACCTTTCCTCTTAAACCCGACAATCTTCAACCCCCCAAGAACCCAAAAAGCTCCAGGCTTTACCTTATTGGATGACTTGGGTCAGGTCAAAACTCTGAATTTAGTGAAAGCAAGGCATGCCCAGATGATAAAATTGTCTAAAAAGAGTAACATGGATGCCAAGGGAAATAATTTGGTCACATATTACTTGGAATTTGGTGATTGTAGGTCTGCTGCAATGGCTTTGTTTGCCAGCTCAGCACAAAACTATCACTCATGGAGTTCTTGCCTAGATGAACTTAGAAGATTTGGGGGGGACCCACAAATTCTTGAGCTTTTTTGTGAGTTTCATGGAGGTGGAGCGATGTTTAATAGCAAagttttttgtgttgttttggaAATCTGTGCAAGTTTGAAGAAGTTGTGGCTTGGGGTGGAAATTCATGGGTATTTGATCAAAAGGGGTTTTGAATTTGATGTGTATTTGAAGTGTGCATTGATCAATTTTTATGAGAGTTGTTGGGGCATAGAAAGTGCCAACCAaatgtttgatgaaatgcctgAGAAGGAAGATATTTTATGGAATGAGGTAATCAAGCTCAACTTGAAGAATGGGAGATGGGTGAAGGCATTGGAATTGTTCAGAAGTATGCAGTTTTCACGTGCTGAAGCAAACAGTTCTACAATTGTCAAAGAACTACAAGCTTGTGGAAAAGTTAGAGCTCTCAATGCAGGAAAGCAGATTCATGGGTATGTTTTAAGATGGGCATTGGATTCAGATTTGTCAATATGCAATTCACTTATTAGCATGTATTCAAGAAATGACAGATTAGAATCAGCTAGGAAAGTTTTTAATTCAATGAAAGATCGTAACTTATCGACGTGGAACTCGATTATCTCTTCTTATGCTTCACTTGGTTGTTTGAATGATgcttggattcttttccatgaAATGGAATTGTCTTATGTGAAGCCAGACATTGTGACTTGGAATTGCCTTCTGTCAGGACATTTTAACCATGGCTCATATGAAGCTGTCCTGGTGGTTTTGCAGCGAATGCAAAAAGCGGGCTTTAAGCCAAATTCAAGCTCTATCACTAGTGTTCTTCAAGCGGTTACTGAGTTATGTGTCTTGAAACATGGGAAAGAAGTTCATGGTTTCGTGATAAGAAATGGGCTTGATGAGTATGATGTTTACGTAGGAACTTCGTTGGTAGACATGTATGTGAAGAATGATTGTTTGTCCAGTGCTCGAAATGTTTTTGATAATATGAAGAACAAGAACATTTTTGCTTGGAATTCATTGATCTCAGGGTATTCCTTCAAGGGTATTTTCAAAGATGCTGAAAGACTATTACATAACATGAGTCAGGAAGGAATCAAGCCCGACTTAGTTACATGGAATGGTCTGGTTTCGGGGTATGCAATGAGGGGCCTCCATAAGGAAGCTTTGGCTGTGATTCATCGGATTAAAAGTTCAGGGTTAACTCCTAATGTGGTTTCATGGACTGCTCTTATATCAGGCTGCTCGCACAATGAGAATTACGCAGGCTCACTCAAGTTTTTCATCCAAATGCAAAAAGAAGGTATCAGGGCAAACTCTGCCACCATATCCATCCTACTTAAAGCTTGTGCAGGCCTATCATTGTTGCACAAGGGTGAAGAGATACATTGTCTCAGTATACGAAAAGGTTTCGTTGAGGATGTATATGTAGCCACAGGACTCATCGACATGTACTGTAAGGCAGGTGATTTCAGAAGTGCCCATGAGGTTTTTAGGAGGACTAAGAACAAGACTTTAGCTTCTTGGAACTGCATGATTATGGGGTTTGCCATTTATGGCTTTGGGAAAGAGGCTATTTCTCTTTTCGAAGAAATGCGAGGAGTAGGTGTGCAGCCAGATGCTATAACCTTTACAGCTCTGCTCTCTGGTTGCAAGAACTCGGTCTTAGTTGATGAAGGATGGAACTTGTTTGATAGTATGACAACCGATTATAACATAGCTCCGACAATTGAGCATTTCTCTTGCATGGTAGATCTTCTCGGAAGAGCTAGTTATCTTGACGAAGCTTGGGATTTTATACAAACGATGCCATTAAAGCCGGATGCAACCATATGGGGTGCTTTCCTCACATCCTGTCGAATCCACAAAAACTTGAGGTTTGCAGAGATTGCAGCAAAGAATCTCTTTGAGTTGGAACCTCATAATCCAGCCAATTATGTCTTGAtgatgaacttatattcaatgTCAAATAGATGGGAGGATGTAGAGCGTCTTAAAGATTTGATGAAGAATGCCGGGGTGAAAAACGGGCCTGTGTGGAGCTGGATACAAATTGATCAGACAGTTCATGTGTTCTCTGCCGAAGGGAAACCTCATACCGATGCAGGAGAAATATATTTTGAATTGTATCATCTGGTTCATGAGATGAAGAAATTCGGGTATGAGCCTGACGTTAGCTGTGTAc